In Leishmania braziliensis MHOM/BR/75/M2904 complete genome, chromosome 31, one genomic interval encodes:
- a CDS encoding phosphatidylethanolaminen-methyltransferase-lik e protein has protein sequence MLAESASEDAKRVFTPCEDGTSYGLLYDGTRFRVPDTMSVVDALLTPKSWRSPATLIWVAVCFAVGLTGIFHFTHGLPVWFFCAQFAFWRLAYNIGIGAILHYHSRYGSFLKFYRRIVKDYPVTRCFLEASVVFEGNTEYKVTRFPDEFNAWMLFRQVENVILANDLVSYCVLSVVCWEKMSLSSPVDIFCLVLGCASIAFALWCKSDAHRVIGDFAWYWGDFFFLLDKNLTFDGIFQMFPHPMYTVGYAFMYGVPFMTKSYTLFYMSVVGHLCQLAFLVFVENPHIDRTYNVLSSPTLEEQERNAVLYGNGGEAYLEHNELVVLMNFNIFRASDLLLALTIIYLLATLLLPLPAWIYVAHVIAWRLFHNGFLGYLLKRESHEKWFSLNYPSPQAAFNNWKRIYNASVTITNLSYCLCAVKYFTWVMPLFGSGEARCFVMMVGMLLVGINGYVSWSIYKAIGDYGYFYGDFFIDKVPAKLNYSGIYRYLNNPDSSLGMSAYYGIALLSGSPVVLVVSVVSHAAAKMFEAIVEEPHMRKHYGDQVREAGGMQTELARRMKASKADYEKKMRAIKAKLDGRKKE, from the coding sequence ATGCTTGCGGAAAGTGCGTCCGAGGATGCCAAGAGGGTCTTTACTCCCTGCGAAGATGGGACGAGCTACGGCCTCCTGTACGACGGCACCCGGTTCCGCGTCCCGGACACCATGTCCGTGGTGGACGCACTCTTGACACCCAAGTCGTGGCGGAGTCCGGCGACGCTCATCTGGGTCGCGGTGTGCTTTGCTGTTGGGCTGACCGGGATTTTCCACTTCACCCACGGGCTCCCTGTGTGGTTCTTCTGCGCTCAGTTTGCCTTCTGGCGACTCGCGTACAACATTGGCATCGGGGCCATCCTACACTACCACTCGCGGTACGGCTCTTTCCTTAAGTTTTACCGTCGCATCGTCAAAGACTACCCGGTGACGCGATGCTTTCTGGAGGCATCCGTTGTTTTCGAGGGTAACACCGAGTACAAGGTGACCAGGTTTCCGGACGAGTTCAACGCTTGGATGCTGTTCCGCCAAGTGGAGAACGTCATCCTCGCTAACGACCTTGTCTCATACTGTGTGCTTTCTGTTGTCTGCTGGGAAAAGATGAGCCTCAGCTCGCCCGTGGACATTTTCTGCTTGGTGCTTGGCTGCGCCTCCATCGCGTTTGCGCTCTGGTGCAAGTCGGATGCGCACCGCGTCATTGGCGACTTCGCCTGGTACTGGGGGgactttttcttcctcctcgacAAAAACCTCACCTTCGACGGCATCTTTCAAATGTTCCCGCACCCGATGTACACGGTCGGCTACGCCTTCATGTACGGCGTGCCGTTCATGACAAAGTCCTACACGCTCTTCTACATGAGCGTTGTTGGGCATCTGTGCCAGCTAGCGTTCCTGGTGTTTGTGGAAAACCCGCATATCGACCGCACCTATAACGTGCTGTCGTCACCGActctggaggagcaggagcggaATGCGGTGCTGTACGGGAACGGTGGCGAGGCCTACTTGGAGCACAACGAGCTCGTGGTGCTCATGAACTTCAACATCTTTCGCGCCAGTGACCTGCTTCTAGCTTTGACGATCATCTATCTACTGGCGACGCTTCTGCTGCCCCTCCCGGCGTGGATCTACGTGGCTCACGTGATTGCCTGGCGACTCTTCCACAACGGCTTCCTCGGCTACCTCCTCAAGCGCGAGTCGCATGAGAAGTGGTTCTCCCTCAACTACCCTTCGCCGCAGGCGGCCTTCAACAACTGGAAGCGCATCTACAACGCGAGCGTCACAATTACCAACCTGTCCTACTGCCTCTGCGCTGTCAAGTACTTTACCTGGGTGATGCCGCTtttcggcagcggcgaggcgcGCTGCTTCGTGATGATGGTTGGCATGCTGCTTGTCGGTATCAACGGGTACGTGAGTTGGAGCATCTACAAGGCCATTGGCGACTACGGCTACTTCTACGGTGACTTCTTCATCGATAAGGTACCGGCGAAGCTGAACTACAGTGGCATCTACCGCTACCTAAACAACCCTGACTCGTCGCTCGGAATGTCCGCCTACTACGGCATTGCGCTGTTGTCCGGAAGCCctgtggtgctggtggtgtcTGTGGTGTCCCACGCAGCTGCGAAGATGTTTGAGGCAATCGTTGAGGAGCCTCACATGCGCAAGCACTACGGCGACCAAGTTCGCGAGGCTGGCGGGATGCAGACGGAGCTTGCTCGCCGCATGAAGGCGTCAAAGGCGGACTACGAAAAGAAGATGCGCGCCATCAAAGCAAAGCTGGACGGTCGCAAGAAAGAGTGA
- a CDS encoding methylcrotonoyl-coa carboxylase biotinylated subunitprotein-like protein: MLRCTDCCLQRKVEKLLVANRGEIACRVFRTCREMHIRTVALFCEAERNARHVVEADEAVCIGPPPAVNSYLRGDHIISVAKQLNVDAIHPGYGFLSENADFADAVTRSGIEFIGPPASAISAMGSKSESKRIMEVAGVPVVPGYYGDNQTAGFLAEEADKVGFPILIKAVSGGGGKGMKIVERPEDFAFMLESAKREATNFFKDDRVILERYVKRSRHIECQIFCDKHSRGVFFFERDCSVQRRYQKVLEEAPAPHLSMETRQRIGEVALQAAKAVGYVGAGTVEFIFDTSTGDFYFMEMNTRLQVEHPVTEEVCRIKGAPLDLVKLQIKTAMGKPLTFSQEDIALVGSCIEARVYAESPERGFLPESGPLTFIREPFQGVRGSTRTRLDTGFREGDNVLIHYDPMLAKVISWGRNREEALKGLQQALGEYKVAGINTNIEFLKRCCEASEFARGGVTTNFINDHEKQLLTAPAVTPEVAAMAATACLLNHCDNWRGAFRLNGDTKATVHFYIDSKPVEVRLHTEGANYHKIFFRVGNHEGSFSVGSGPVTSKHRDQKSIVNDFTFLFENGMRHTVLAVVTEGDVTIIGSFGLHQIRLLPLTDGFGNASMGAGASAKILSPMPGKVSKFIARRGDVVEKGQVLMILEAMKMEHPIRALQDGQVSFSVKEGDVVGSDHLLATVAQKE; encoded by the coding sequence ATGCTACGCTGCACAGATTGTTGCCTCCAGCGCAAGGTTGAGAAGCTGCTGGTGGCAAATCGGGGGGAGATTGCGTGCCGCGTTTTCCGTACATGCCGTGAGATGCACATCCGCACTGTGGCGCTGTTCTGCGAGGCAGAGCGGAACGCGAGGCATGTCGTAGAGGCAGACGAGGCCGTCTGCATTGGCCCACCACCCGCGGTGAACTCGTACCTGCGCGGTGACCATATCATCAGCGTGGCGAAACAGCTGAATGTAGACGCAATTCACCCCGGGTACGGCTTTCTTTCCGAGAATGCGGACTTTGCTGACGCTGTCACGCGCTCCGGCATTGAATTCATTGGCCCACCTGCGTCAGCTATCTCGGCGATGGGCTCCAAGAGTGAGAGCAAGCGCATCATGGAGGTTGCCGGGGTGCCTGTTGTGCCGGGCTACTACGGTGACAACCAGACTGCAGGCTTCCtcgcggaggaggcagacaAGGTGGGATTTCCCATTCTCATCAAGGCGGTTtcgggtggcggcggcaagggCATGAAGATTGTGGAGCGGCCCGAAGACTTTGCCTTTATGCTGGAGAGCGCGAAGCGCGAGGCGACTAACTTTTTCAAGGACGACCGTGTCATTTTGGAGCGCTACGTGAAGCGTTCACGACACATCGAGTGCCAAATTTTTTGCGATAAACACAGCCGAGGGGTCTTTTTTTTCGAGCGCGATTGCAGCGTGCAGCGTCGGTATCAAAAGGTCCTCGAGGAGGCTCCGGCGCCTCATCTGTCGATGGAGACACGACAGCGCATTGGCGAGGTAGCGCTGCAGGCTGCGAAGGCAGTTGGCTACGTGGGCGCTGGCACAGTGGAATTCATCTTCGACACAAGCACTGGCGATTTTTACTTCATGGAGATGAACACGCGATTGCAGGTGGAGCACCCCGTGACGGAGGAGGTGTGCCGCATCAAAGGTGCACCGCTGGACTTGGTCAAGCTGCAGATCAAGACGGCCATGGGCAAGCCGCTCACATTTTCCCAGGAGGACATCGCGCTGGTCGGCTCCTGTATTGAggcgcgcgtgtatgcggAGTCGCCGGAGAGGGGCTTTCTTCCCGAAAGCGGCCCGCTAACGTTTATCCGGGAGCCGTTTCAGGGGGTGCGTGGATCGACCCGCACCCGACTGGACACTGGGTTTCGTGAGGGCGACAACGTACTCATCCACTACGATCCCATGCTGGCCAAGGTCATCTCGTGGGGTCGCAATCGTGAAGAGGCATTGAAAGGCCTGCAGCAGGCACTAGGCGAGTACAAGGTAGCTGGCATCAACACGAACATCGAGTTCCTGAAGCGATGCTGCGAAGCGTCGGAGTttgcgcgcggcggcgtgacCACCAACTTCATCAACGATCACGAAAAGCAGCTGCTCACCGCTCCAGCTGTgacgccggaggtggcggccatggCGGCTACCGCTTGCCTGCTCAACCACTGCGATAACTGGCGTGGTGCATTCCGTCTCAACGGCGACACCAAGGCCACCGTTCACTTTTACATTGACAGCAAGCCGGTAGAGGTGCGTCTGCACACGGAGGGCGCAAACTACCACAAGATCTTTTTCAGAGTGGGAAATCACGAGGGGTCGTTTTCGGTCGGCTCCGGCCCTGTGACTTCGAAGCACCGTGACCAGAAGAGCATCGTGAACGATTTCACCTTCCTCTTCGAGAATGGCATGCGCCACACAGTCTTGGCCGTCGTGACGGAAGGCGACGTAACAATCATTGGCAGCTTTGGGCTGCACCAGATTCGCCTATTACCGCTGACGGATGGCTTTGGGAACGCATCGATGGGGGCAGGTGCCTCAGCGAAGATCTTGAGCCCGATGCCCGGCAAAGTGTCCAAGTTTATCGCGAGGCGGGGCGACGTCGTCGAGAAGGGCCAGGTTCTCATGATTTTGGAGGCGATGAAGATGGAGCACCCCATCAGGGCACTGCAGGACGGCCaggtctctttctctgtgaaagagggagacgtGGTCGGCAGCGATCACCTGCTTGCCACCGTTGCGCAGAAGGAGTGA
- a CDS encoding putative dynein-associated protein, producing the protein MNKANPTVAEREAHLQNVEDTLNRIAHHKGVLGYFIMEPRKEKLLSFAGFRGSSREAYRYADTLKGFIDVTASTVRTIDWNDEMTFLRISCGAVDILVAPDTNKEYTMVVVQVVSGRGA; encoded by the coding sequence ATGAACAAGGCCAATCCAACGGTGGCAGAACGTGAGGCCCACCTTCAGAATGTGGAGGACACGCTGAACCGCATTGCCCACCACAAGGGAGTACTGGGCTACTTTATCATGGAACCGCGGAAGGAGAAGCTGCTTAGCTTCGCGGGCTTTCGCGGGAGCTCGAGGGAGGCGTATCGCTACGCTGACACCCTGAAGGGGTTCATCGAcgtcaccgcctccaccgttCGAACCATTGACTGGAATGACGAGATGACGTTTCTCCGAATTAGTTGTGGCGCTGTCGACATTCTCGTCGCACCGGACACAAACAAAGAGTACACGATGGTAGTTGTCCAAGTTGTCAGTGGACGGGGCGCCTGA